The following proteins are encoded in a genomic region of Diabrotica virgifera virgifera chromosome 1, PGI_DIABVI_V3a:
- the LOC126878512 gene encoding E3 SUMO-protein ligase ZBED1-like: protein MAGVEPSYVIPSRFTFTYSFLPQKFSQKTEKLKGLLSTASSVSITTDGWTAQHSQTSYLAYTVHFITKDWTLYSTLLKCHQFDDSKTAQHLKDDLYSVVNEWDILEKVFTVTSDNASNIKAAIKLTEWGHIGCFAHTINLIVQSGLEISDVSPLRKKVKAIVEYFHRSTKSNTKFKAMQGQMNEGQRSLKLKNDVATRWNSTYFMIERFLKVREPLTATIGILQIPVELLTESEWVALKEMCCVLKPFEQLTTEMSAEQNVTLSKVIVIVKGLLSAVHKIEQSTTSDKIKNLIYHYEKEIGTRFGSAESNTLMARCAFLDPRFKTKVFDSDYNSNSTKEHIQHEVAKLIISERRSEDIIHDHDNDEVNTGEETAVNDDQNLVWEDFDKAVETPKDIDSKAAAIIEVRAYLAESLIPRKENPLEWWKTRAFLYPHLAQLAKKYLCIMSTSVPSERVFSTAGQLISDRRNRLTGENVEMIMFLHENENL, encoded by the coding sequence ATGGCGGGCGTTGAACCATCTTATGTCATTCCCAGTCGTTTTACATTTACCTATTCATTTTTGCCCCAAAAATtcagccaaaaaactgaaaagttGAAAGGTTTGTTGTCCACCGCTAGTTCAGTTTCCATTACCACCGATGGTTGGACTGCTCAACACAGTCAAACGAGTTATTTAGCTTATACAGTCCATTTCATTACAAAAGATTGGACGCTTTATTCCACTCTATTAAAATGTCATCAGTTTGATGATAGTAAAACCGCGCAACATTTAAAAGATGACTTATACAGTGTTGTGAATGAATGGGATATCTTAGAAAAAGTCTTCACGGTAACTTCAGATAATGCTTCAAATATCAAGGCAGCAATAAAGTTGACTGAGTGGGGTCACATTGGATGTTTTGCTCACACGATTAATTTAATTGTTCAAAGTGGGTTAGAAATTTCTGATGTGTCCccattacgaaaaaaagttaaggCGATAGTAGAGTACTTTCATAGAAGTACAAAATCTAACACTAAATTTAAGGCTATGCAAGGTCAGATGAATGAGGGTCAaagatcattaaaattaaaaaacgatgTAGCGACCAGATGGAACTCTACATATTTTATGATTGAGCGTTTTCTAAAAGTTCGCGAGCCTCTAACTGCAACTATAGGAATTCTGCAGATTCCTGTAGAACTGTTGACGGAATCCGAATGGGTCGCTTTAAAAGAAATGTGTTGCGTTTTAAAGCCGTTTGAACAGCTCACTACAGAGATGAGTGCAGAACAAAATGTAACCTTATCGAAGGTAATTGTCATTGTAAAGGGCCTGCTTTCAGCTGTCCATAAAATTGAACAGAGTACAACAAGTGACAAAATTAAGAATCTTATCTATCATTACGAAAAAGAGATAGGGACAAGATTCGGTTCTGCTGAATCAAACACTTTAATGGCAAGATGTGCTTTTTTGGATCCAAGGTTCAAAACCAAAGTGTTTGATTCAGACTATAACTCCAATAGTACCAAAGAGCATATTCAACATGAGGTAGCTAAACTAATCATTTCGGAACGACGGTCGGAAGATATTATTCATGACCATGACAATGACGAAGTGAATACCGGAGAAGAAACGGCCGTAAATGACGATCAAAATTTAGTTTGGGAAGACTTTGATAAGGCCGTAGAGACACCAAAAGACATCGACTCAAAAGCAGCAGCAATCATCGAAGTAAGGGCATATTTAGCCGAAAGTCTAATTCCTAGAAAAGAAAACCCTCTGGAATGGTGGAAAACCAGAGCTTTCTTATATCCGCATTTAGCGCAATTGGCCAAAAAATATTTATGCATAATGTCAACATCAGTACCATCAGAGAGGGTATTTTCAACGGCTGGTCAATTAATTTCTGACAGAAGAAATCGATTGACCGGAGAAAATGTGgaaatgataatgtttctacatGAAAATGAAAATCTTTGA